The proteins below come from a single Rhizobium tropici CIAT 899 genomic window:
- a CDS encoding Re/Si-specific NAD(P)(+) transhydrogenase subunit alpha has product MSNLVFVAKESVVEETRVAASVETAKKMRSLGFDVVVEAGAGVLSRIPDAEYEAAGARIGSIKEAKAADVVLKVRRPTTKEIAGYKSGAIIIAIMDPYGNEAALAEMARRGLTSFAVELMPRITRAQSMDVLSSQANLAGYQAVIEAAAVYDRALPMMMTAAGTVPAAKVFVMGAGVAGLQAIATARRLGAQVSATDVRPAAKEQVASLGAKFVAVEDEEFKAAETAGGYAKEMSKEYQAKQAVLVADHIAKQDIIITTALIPGRPAPRLVSRDMLKAMRPGAVAVDLAVERGGNIEGAEYGKVAEVEGVRVVGYPNMAGRIAASASALYAKNLVTFLETMVDKDTKSLAVNRTDELIKATMLTDGGEVVNPNFVDPDQPTIKKGDL; this is encoded by the coding sequence TTGAGCAATCTGGTTTTCGTGGCCAAGGAAAGCGTGGTGGAGGAGACGCGTGTTGCGGCGTCCGTCGAGACGGCAAAGAAGATGAGGAGCCTCGGTTTTGATGTCGTGGTCGAGGCTGGTGCGGGTGTCTTATCGCGCATCCCGGATGCCGAATATGAAGCTGCCGGCGCGCGGATAGGCTCCATCAAGGAGGCAAAGGCGGCCGACGTCGTCCTCAAGGTCAGGCGCCCGACGACCAAGGAAATCGCCGGCTACAAGAGCGGCGCGATCATTATCGCTATCATGGATCCCTATGGCAATGAGGCAGCGCTTGCCGAGATGGCGCGTCGCGGGCTGACGAGTTTCGCCGTGGAACTGATGCCGCGCATCACCCGTGCGCAGTCGATGGATGTCCTGTCGTCGCAGGCAAACCTCGCCGGCTATCAGGCGGTCATCGAGGCCGCAGCCGTCTATGATCGGGCGCTGCCGATGATGATGACGGCGGCGGGGACGGTGCCGGCGGCGAAAGTGTTCGTCATGGGGGCAGGGGTTGCCGGCCTGCAGGCGATCGCGACCGCGCGGCGTCTCGGCGCGCAGGTCTCGGCGACCGATGTTCGTCCGGCTGCGAAGGAACAGGTCGCCTCGCTCGGAGCAAAATTCGTCGCCGTCGAGGACGAGGAATTCAAGGCGGCGGAGACCGCCGGCGGCTATGCCAAGGAAATGTCGAAGGAGTATCAAGCCAAGCAGGCTGTTCTCGTTGCCGATCATATCGCCAAACAGGACATTATCATCACCACGGCGCTGATCCCCGGCCGGCCGGCGCCGCGTCTCGTCAGCCGCGACATGCTGAAGGCGATGCGCCCTGGCGCCGTCGCCGTCGATCTGGCCGTGGAGCGCGGTGGCAATATCGAAGGCGCCGAGTATGGCAAGGTCGCCGAGGTCGAAGGCGTCCGGGTGGTCGGCTATCCCAACATGGCCGGCCGGATCGCGGCCAGCGCATCGGCTCTCTATGCGAAGAACCTCGTGACCTTTCTGGAGACGATGGTCGACAAGGATACGAAGAGCCTCGCCGTCAACCGAACCGATGAGCTGATCAAGGCGACGATGCTGACCGACGGCGGCGAGGTCGTGAACCCGAACTTCGTCGATCCCGACCAGCCGACGATCAAGAAGGGAGATCTCTGA
- a CDS encoding NAD(P) transhydrogenase subunit alpha gives MASQAMDQALQQLHDAVNAVTSAAAQAPETVCAATGGAIDPFVFQFAIFVLAIFVGYYVVWSVTPALHTPLMAVTNAISSVIVVGALLAVGISASGLATGFGFVALVLVSVNIVGGFLVTQRMLAMYKKKDK, from the coding sequence ATGGCCAGTCAAGCGATGGACCAGGCACTGCAGCAACTGCATGATGCCGTTAATGCCGTCACTTCAGCCGCAGCGCAGGCTCCGGAGACTGTGTGCGCGGCAACAGGCGGGGCAATCGATCCCTTCGTCTTCCAGTTCGCGATTTTCGTGCTGGCGATCTTCGTCGGCTATTACGTCGTCTGGTCGGTGACGCCGGCCCTGCATACGCCGCTGATGGCGGTCACGAACGCCATCTCCTCTGTCATCGTCGTCGGTGCGCTGCTGGCCGTGGGCATTTCGGCGAGCGGCCTTGCCACGGGCTTCGGTTTCGTGGCGCTGGTTCTCGTCTCGGTCAATATCGTCGGCGGCTTCCTTGTCACCCAGCGCATGCTGGCGATGTACAAGAAGAAGGACAAGTGA
- a CDS encoding NAD(P)(+) transhydrogenase (Re/Si-specific) subunit beta: protein MSNIAAFLYLVSGVLFVLALRGLSHPATSRRGNLYGMIGMGIAIVTTLVLATPSFGGFVLIILGLAIGGGAGAYIARVIPMTSMPQLVAGFHSLVGLAAVLVAASALYTPSSFGIGEIGYIHTEARIEMAIGVAIGALTFTGSIIAFLKLDGRMSGKPILLPNRHIINAALLVLIVFFIISLAASESHFAFWAVVLLSLALGVLLIVPIGGADMPVVVSMLNSYSGWAAAGIGFTLGNLALIITGALVGSSGAILSYIMCKGMNRSFMSVILGGFGGETAAGGADNSDKTVKLGSAEDAAYLMANASKVIIVPGYGMAVAQAQHALREMADRLKAHGVEVKYAIHPVAGRMPGHMNVLLAEANVPYDEVFELEDINSEFAQADVAYVIGANDVTNPAARDDKTSPIYGMPILDVDKAKTCLFVKRSLGSGYAGIDNTLFYKDGTMMLLGDAKKVTEDIVKAMNE from the coding sequence CTGAGCAATATCGCGGCTTTCCTCTATCTCGTTTCCGGCGTCCTGTTCGTCCTGGCACTGCGCGGCCTGTCGCATCCGGCCACCAGCCGGCGCGGCAATCTCTACGGCATGATCGGCATGGGCATTGCCATCGTCACCACGCTTGTGCTGGCGACGCCATCCTTCGGCGGCTTCGTGCTGATCATCCTTGGCCTTGCCATTGGCGGCGGAGCGGGTGCCTATATCGCGCGTGTCATTCCGATGACCTCGATGCCGCAGCTCGTGGCAGGTTTCCATTCGCTGGTCGGTCTTGCGGCCGTCCTCGTCGCTGCTTCGGCGCTCTATACGCCATCCTCCTTCGGCATCGGCGAGATCGGGTACATTCACACCGAGGCTCGCATCGAGATGGCGATCGGTGTAGCGATCGGAGCCTTGACCTTCACCGGCTCGATCATCGCCTTCCTGAAATTGGACGGGCGCATGTCCGGCAAGCCGATCCTGCTGCCGAACCGACACATCATCAATGCCGCTCTGCTTGTCCTGATCGTGTTCTTCATCATCAGCCTGGCGGCGAGCGAGAGCCATTTCGCCTTCTGGGCAGTCGTGCTGCTATCGCTGGCGCTGGGCGTACTTTTGATCGTGCCGATCGGCGGCGCCGATATGCCCGTCGTCGTGTCGATGCTGAACTCCTATTCCGGCTGGGCCGCCGCCGGCATCGGCTTCACGCTCGGTAATCTCGCGCTCATCATCACCGGCGCCCTTGTCGGATCCTCGGGTGCGATCCTGTCCTACATCATGTGCAAGGGCATGAACCGCTCCTTCATGTCAGTCATTCTCGGTGGTTTCGGCGGCGAGACGGCCGCGGGCGGAGCTGATAATTCCGACAAGACCGTGAAGCTCGGCTCGGCCGAGGATGCCGCCTATCTGATGGCGAATGCCTCCAAGGTCATCATCGTGCCCGGTTACGGCATGGCGGTGGCGCAGGCCCAGCATGCGCTGCGCGAAATGGCTGACAGGCTGAAGGCACATGGCGTCGAGGTCAAATATGCCATTCATCCCGTTGCCGGCCGCATGCCGGGCCATATGAACGTGCTGCTCGCTGAAGCCAACGTACCCTATGATGAAGTCTTCGAGCTCGAGGACATCAATTCGGAATTCGCCCAGGCCGATGTCGCCTATGTCATCGGCGCCAACGACGTCACCAATCCGGCGGCGCGCGACGACAAGACCTCGCCGATCTACGGCATGCCGATCCTCGATGTCGACAAGGCGAAGACCTGCCTTTTCGTCAAGCGTTCGCTGGGCTCCGGCTATGCGGGCATCGACAACACACTGTTCTATAAGGATGGCACGATGATGCTTCTGGGCGACGCCAAGAAGGTGACCGAGGACATCGTCAAGGCAATGAACGAGTAG
- a CDS encoding sensor histidine kinase produces MRKPHFPKASIGAYLIAIALAIALPILAFVALLLVQLENNERDVLKGDTVQDAQALSRVIDRQLQDMATTLRLLSSSPELERNDIATFFARTETVLRTDSLFVLLMEKDGQLRLNTRWPLGKPLGKTGNIAALQSALNSGRIEASDVFMGPNARRWVYNVTLPLEHSPAGAALAVTQDADELAKLVTTQALPPGWSAAVVDKSGHVVAAGGPTTLAPGDTFNKDILPKLIASSGVYQDEKTLPNAVLGYAQISGWSWKAVVWGPIASAQQSLMSTWRFLIYGGVTLLLIALIAVYALARQVRTTIQSIADMADRMGRGEIVSPVDTSVIEANQVAIALSNASFDRSVTEDRLHFVMHELVHRTKNLLALAQAMTRQLARQTDSVDTFQRAVADRLEGLARSIEVLTSEQWSGVSLRRVIDIHLATFLQGPQQLDVLGNDFLLKPEAVQNLGLILHELATNSVKYGALSAPEGKITIEWTNEVTETGTMIRFVWSETGGPTVKPPSVTGFGTTVTKTHAAASFSGHVEVNFRPAGLVWILTAPRNMMERQRT; encoded by the coding sequence ATGAGAAAGCCGCATTTTCCGAAAGCGTCGATTGGTGCCTATCTGATCGCAATCGCTCTGGCGATTGCCTTGCCCATTCTCGCTTTCGTCGCGCTGCTTCTGGTTCAGCTCGAAAATAATGAGCGCGATGTGCTGAAGGGTGACACCGTTCAGGATGCGCAGGCGCTTTCGCGCGTCATCGATCGCCAATTGCAGGACATGGCGACGACATTGCGCCTTCTGTCTTCCTCACCGGAACTCGAACGCAACGACATTGCCACCTTCTTCGCCCGCACGGAAACGGTCCTGCGCACTGATTCGCTCTTCGTGCTGCTCATGGAAAAGGATGGCCAGCTCCGGCTGAATACTCGCTGGCCGCTTGGAAAACCACTCGGCAAGACCGGTAACATTGCAGCACTGCAATCGGCGCTGAACTCCGGCCGCATCGAGGCATCCGACGTCTTCATGGGGCCCAACGCCCGCCGCTGGGTCTATAACGTCACCCTGCCCCTCGAACATTCGCCAGCCGGCGCCGCTTTGGCTGTAACCCAGGATGCCGACGAACTGGCCAAGCTCGTGACGACGCAAGCCTTGCCCCCCGGCTGGTCCGCCGCCGTTGTGGATAAATCCGGCCATGTCGTTGCCGCTGGCGGCCCGACGACCCTTGCGCCGGGCGACACGTTCAACAAGGATATTCTGCCGAAACTGATCGCATCGAGCGGTGTCTACCAGGATGAAAAGACCCTCCCGAATGCGGTGCTCGGCTATGCCCAGATCTCCGGCTGGTCCTGGAAGGCCGTCGTCTGGGGACCGATCGCGTCCGCGCAGCAGTCGCTGATGAGCACCTGGCGATTCCTGATCTATGGCGGGGTGACGCTGCTGCTGATCGCGCTGATCGCCGTCTATGCGCTGGCGCGCCAGGTGCGCACGACCATCCAGAGCATAGCCGACATGGCAGACCGCATGGGTCGAGGCGAAATCGTGTCGCCCGTTGACACCAGCGTCATCGAGGCAAACCAGGTGGCCATCGCGCTCTCCAACGCATCCTTCGACCGCAGCGTTACCGAGGATCGGCTGCATTTCGTCATGCACGAGCTTGTCCACCGCACCAAGAATCTATTGGCACTCGCCCAGGCGATGACACGCCAGCTCGCACGGCAGACGGATAGCGTCGATACCTTCCAGCGGGCGGTCGCCGACCGCCTGGAAGGCCTGGCGCGCTCGATCGAGGTGCTGACCAGCGAACAATGGTCCGGCGTGTCGCTGCGCCGCGTGATCGACATTCATCTCGCGACCTTCCTGCAGGGACCTCAGCAGCTCGACGTCCTCGGCAACGACTTCCTCTTGAAGCCGGAGGCGGTGCAGAATCTCGGCCTGATCCTGCACGAGCTTGCCACCAATTCGGTCAAATATGGCGCGCTTTCTGCGCCGGAGGGCAAGATCACCATCGAATGGACGAACGAAGTCACTGAAACCGGCACCATGATCCGCTTCGTCTGGAGCGAAACCGGCGGTCCCACGGTCAAACCGCCCAGCGTGACCGGCTTCGGCACCACCGTCACGAAGACCCATGCCGCGGCATCCTTCAGCGGCCATGTCGAGGTCAATTTCCGTCCGGCCGGACTTGTCTGGATACTGACGGCACCGCGCAACATGATGGAGCGTCAAAGGACTTAA
- a CDS encoding NAD(P)/FAD-dependent oxidoreductase, with translation MPSPQKIIVIGAGIIGASIAWHLCRRGASVTVVAQQIGGVATPNSFAWINASWGNPEFYFHLRHRSMAEWSRLKADLPDIPLSWCGSLSWDLPEPELDAYAAQHHGWGYGIQPVNRATSAMLEPNLANPPDYALHVAEEGAVEPVAAAKLLLEDACLRGAILSSSVEVKGLLRQGERIVGIETSEGPMHADHVVLAAGAGTAALAASADILVPLETPPGLIVHSRPVGKMLNGLVMAPELHLRQTAEGRIIAGGDFGGTDPGDNPQAAADALFAKVRATLKGGEALELDFHTVGYRPTPKGGLPVLGNIGAAPGLYLAVLHSGVTLAPLVGLLAAQEIVDGSEAHELAQFRLSRFS, from the coding sequence ATGCCCTCCCCGCAGAAAATCATCGTCATCGGCGCCGGTATCATCGGGGCTTCCATCGCCTGGCATCTGTGTCGCAGGGGGGCGTCGGTAACGGTGGTCGCACAGCAGATCGGCGGCGTTGCCACCCCGAACTCCTTCGCCTGGATCAATGCCAGCTGGGGCAATCCGGAATTCTACTTCCATCTCCGCCATCGCTCGATGGCCGAGTGGTCGAGGCTGAAGGCAGATCTGCCTGACATCCCTCTATCCTGGTGCGGTAGCCTCAGCTGGGATCTTCCCGAGCCGGAGCTGGACGCCTATGCGGCGCAGCACCATGGCTGGGGCTATGGCATACAGCCGGTGAACCGGGCGACAAGTGCGATGCTCGAACCGAATCTGGCCAATCCGCCCGACTATGCTCTGCACGTCGCGGAAGAAGGCGCGGTCGAACCCGTTGCCGCCGCCAAACTGCTGCTGGAAGACGCATGCCTTCGGGGAGCGATCCTGTCATCCAGTGTCGAAGTCAAAGGCCTGCTGAGGCAGGGCGAGCGGATCGTCGGCATCGAAACGAGCGAAGGGCCGATGCACGCCGATCATGTCGTTCTGGCTGCCGGTGCAGGCACGGCAGCACTTGCCGCCTCGGCGGATATTCTCGTACCGCTTGAAACACCTCCGGGGCTCATCGTCCATTCACGACCCGTAGGGAAAATGCTGAACGGTCTGGTGATGGCACCGGAGCTGCATCTGCGCCAAACGGCAGAAGGACGAATCATAGCCGGCGGCGACTTCGGCGGCACCGATCCCGGCGATAATCCTCAAGCGGCTGCCGACGCGCTCTTCGCCAAGGTCAGAGCAACATTGAAAGGAGGCGAGGCGCTGGAGCTCGATTTCCACACCGTCGGTTATCGCCCGACGCCGAAAGGCGGCCTGCCGGTCCTCGGCAATATCGGTGCGGCACCGGGCCTCTACCTCGCAGTTCTGCATTCCGGCGTTACGCTCGCACCGCTCGTCGGCCTGCTCGCCGCGCAGGAAATCGTCGATGGCAGCGAAGCGCACGAGCTTGCGCAGTTCCGGCTCTCTCGCTTTTCCTAG
- a CDS encoding aa3-type cytochrome c oxidase subunit IV has translation MAEHHTGPAEVGAPMDYKEHEKTYNLFISGAKVGSAIVAALLIAMAAGFFGHAGFLGGVLIFIVLTIASVVLLR, from the coding sequence ATGGCCGAACATCACACTGGACCTGCTGAAGTGGGTGCTCCCATGGACTACAAGGAGCATGAGAAGACCTACAATCTTTTCATCTCGGGCGCCAAAGTTGGGTCTGCGATCGTTGCGGCCCTGTTGATCGCCATGGCGGCCGGTTTCTTCGGTCATGCCGGCTTTCTCGGCGGCGTCCTGATATTCATCGTTCTGACCATCGCCAGCGTCGTCCTGTTGCGCTGA